One region of Caldimonas thermodepolymerans genomic DNA includes:
- a CDS encoding class I SAM-dependent methyltransferase: MGLVLNLGCGSQIGDGWVNVDYALGARLAKLPLFGPINQRLEIFKFDWDDRIYLHDLTKPFPWATGSADAVYSSHTLEHLSREDGRRFLRECHRVLRPGGRIRIVVPDLREAVEAYLAGRVQADDFVESLGVLYIPSPNPIKRKLAPFVQFPHKCMYDTPRLVAVMREIGFDAEPRRPFDSGIAGLERVELEDRTRGAVIVEGVKPATSGNRTHV; this comes from the coding sequence ATGGGACTGGTGCTGAACCTGGGCTGCGGTTCGCAGATCGGCGACGGCTGGGTGAATGTCGACTACGCGCTGGGCGCGCGGCTGGCCAAGCTGCCGCTGTTCGGGCCCATCAACCAGCGGTTGGAGATCTTCAAGTTCGACTGGGACGACCGGATCTACCTGCACGACCTGACCAAGCCTTTCCCCTGGGCCACCGGCAGCGCCGATGCCGTCTACAGCTCGCACACCCTGGAACACCTGTCGCGCGAGGACGGCCGGCGCTTCCTGCGCGAATGCCACCGGGTGCTCAGGCCCGGCGGCCGCATCCGCATCGTCGTGCCGGACCTGCGCGAGGCGGTCGAGGCCTACCTGGCAGGCCGGGTGCAGGCCGACGATTTCGTCGAGTCGCTGGGCGTGCTCTACATCCCCAGTCCCAACCCGATCAAGCGCAAGCTGGCGCCCTTCGTGCAGTTCCCGCACAAGTGCATGTACGACACGCCCCGGCTGGTGGCGGTGATGCGGGAGATCGGCTTCGACGCCGAGCCGCGCCGGCCGTTCGACAGCGGCATCGCCGGGCTGGAGCGCGTGGAGCTGGAGGACCGCACCCGCGGCGCGGTGATCGTCGAGGGGGTCAAGCCGGCAACGTCTGGAAACCGGACACATGTCTGA